In one window of Campylobacter coli DNA:
- a CDS encoding DUF2326 domain-containing protein, whose protein sequence is MFLESLIIKDVFGKNIRSVKFNPNGLNLIVGIPDKYGSTNNIGKTTLIRCIDFCLGGKIEQLYKDKEFKTINDDIFSFLTKKQPYFEIILSNSIQKNIKYKILRKIIYKHERKDFSIEDYIWSNDTLMEGDFKQKLKEILFNNQDEKPTLRQLIPKFIRKDDQQINNVLRFVHQTTPNAMYEKIHLFLFDFKAKNLLLLKGELEHKLNHKIGIKKALTSRFSIIDLKQILEINKKELEKLYQQRDNFKIDDKYELEEKELEEIHLKLMEVKNNIFNNNLKKSILTKQLNELCDNIFDSDMQSLKLLYEEANFYLDNLHKSFNETVAFHNKMIANEINYLNNRLDKIETDTTQLLCEKNILYKQYSDLLEKLSKIGSLAEYTKLNEQIEKLIEEKGKNESLLNELEKVEKEINDINTKLSEIKEEINKNLHDFDDKLAIFNESFSRYSKILYDSDFFLSYDIEKDPIYFYTKNVMGNEGSGKKQATISAFDLAYIDFINKANLNYPHFVAYDKIEVIDIERIDKLFEISNNINGQFIVPIIYDKIEKFYEKYKDNIILELSDSDKFFGF, encoded by the coding sequence ATGTTCTTAGAATCTTTAATTATTAAAGATGTTTTTGGAAAAAATATACGAAGTGTAAAATTTAATCCCAATGGCTTAAATCTTATTGTTGGAATTCCTGACAAATACGGCTCAACGAATAATATTGGAAAAACAACACTAATAAGATGTATTGATTTTTGTTTAGGTGGAAAAATTGAACAATTATACAAAGATAAAGAATTTAAAACAATCAATGATGATATTTTTTCTTTCTTGACAAAAAAACAACCTTATTTTGAAATTATTCTTAGTAATTCTATACAAAAAAATATAAAATATAAAATTTTAAGAAAAATTATCTATAAACATGAAAGAAAAGATTTTTCAATCGAAGACTACATATGGTCAAATGATACACTTATGGAAGGAGATTTTAAACAAAAATTAAAAGAAATATTATTTAATAATCAAGATGAAAAACCAACATTAAGGCAACTTATTCCAAAATTTATTAGAAAAGATGATCAACAAATAAATAATGTGTTAAGATTCGTGCATCAAACAACTCCAAATGCCATGTATGAAAAAATACATTTATTTTTATTTGATTTTAAAGCAAAAAACTTATTGTTATTAAAGGGTGAATTAGAGCATAAATTAAATCATAAAATAGGCATAAAAAAGGCTTTAACTTCAAGATTTAGTATCATAGATTTAAAGCAAATTTTAGAAATTAATAAAAAAGAATTAGAAAAACTTTACCAACAAAGAGATAATTTTAAAATTGATGACAAGTATGAATTAGAAGAAAAAGAATTGGAAGAGATACATTTAAAACTCATGGAAGTAAAAAATAATATTTTTAATAATAATCTAAAAAAATCCATACTAACAAAGCAGCTTAATGAGCTTTGCGATAATATTTTCGATAGTGATATGCAATCATTAAAGTTATTATATGAAGAAGCTAATTTTTATCTAGATAATTTACATAAAAGTTTTAATGAAACAGTCGCTTTTCATAACAAAATGATTGCTAATGAAATAAATTATCTAAATAACCGATTAGATAAAATTGAAACAGACACAACACAACTGCTATGTGAAAAAAATATTTTATATAAACAATATTCAGATTTATTAGAAAAACTTTCGAAAATTGGATCATTGGCGGAATATACCAAATTAAACGAACAAATAGAAAAATTAATAGAAGAAAAAGGGAAAAATGAAAGTTTACTTAATGAATTAGAAAAGGTAGAAAAAGAAATAAACGATATCAACACTAAGTTATCAGAAATCAAAGAAGAGATAAATAAAAATTTGCATGATTTTGATGATAAATTAGCCATTTTTAATGAATCATTTAGTCGCTATTCTAAAATTTTATACGATAGTGATTTTTTCTTATCATATGATATAGAAAAAGATCCTATTTATTTTTATACTAAAAATGTTATGGGTAATGAAGGGAGTGGTAAAAAACAAGCTACTATATCAGCTTTTGATTTGGCATATATTGACTTTATAAACAAAGCAAATCTTAATTATCCGCATTTTGTGGCTTATGATAAGATTGAAGTAATAGATATTGAAAGAATTGATAAATTATTTGAAATATCAAATAATATAAATGGACAATTTATTGTGCCTATTATTTATGATAAAATTGAAAAATTTTATGAAAAATATAAGGATAATATAATTTTAGAACTATCCGATAGCGATAAATTTTTTGGATTTTAA
- a CDS encoding ABC-three component system middle component 6 has product MIITERNPKQSLYFLGAALLEILKNKNIEYSLFELYEQFQKKHNVEIKKFILILDWLYLANYIEITQEGFIIKCS; this is encoded by the coding sequence ATGATTATTACAGAAAGAAATCCGAAGCAAAGCCTTTACTTTCTGGGTGCTGCTTTGCTTGAAATTTTAAAAAATAAAAACATAGAATATTCGCTTTTTGAATTATATGAACAATTTCAAAAAAAGCATAATGTTGAAATAAAAAAATTTATTTTGATTTTAGATTGGTTGTATTTAGCTAACTATATAGAGATTACTCAAGAGGGATTTATAATAAAATGTTCTTAG
- a CDS encoding ABC-three component system protein yields the protein MASILIVKKVIGINSKIDINKQTINGSNNYTAGRDVKVNKFYNFNYPIKHEMSIGNILKNISEFTINLQFEKPDTGEYTIEEKINYNNLVQFKEFFHDYMENYNIVKEKIMIISAEDVNFEQRLLKYVKNKYIRLYDKNDPNLTLNNILEEIENDLKQNTDLSIDDISCTHYIVFYVFALCKIFEKPIKGL from the coding sequence ATGGCAAGTATCTTAATTGTTAAAAAAGTTATTGGTATAAATTCTAAGATCGATATCAATAAGCAAACTATCAATGGAAGTAATAATTACACAGCTGGTAGAGATGTTAAAGTTAATAAATTTTACAACTTTAATTATCCAATAAAACATGAAATGTCTATAGGAAATATTTTAAAAAACATATCCGAATTTACTATTAACCTTCAATTTGAAAAACCAGACACTGGGGAATATACAATTGAAGAAAAAATTAACTATAATAATTTAGTACAATTTAAAGAATTCTTTCATGATTATATGGAAAATTATAATATTGTAAAAGAAAAAATTATGATTATTTCAGCAGAAGATGTTAATTTCGAACAGCGTTTGCTTAAATATGTAAAAAATAAATATATAAGGCTTTATGATAAAAATGATCCAAATTTAACTTTAAATAATATATTAGAAGAAATAGAAAACGATCTAAAGCAAAATACTGATTTAAGCATAGATGATATTAGCTGTACTCATTATATTGTATTTTATGTATTTGCTTTGTGCAAAATATTTGAAAAACCTATAAAAGGGCTATAA